A genomic window from Corvus moneduloides isolate bCorMon1 chromosome 11, bCorMon1.pri, whole genome shotgun sequence includes:
- the IP6K1 gene encoding inositol hexakisphosphate kinase 1 isoform X1, with protein sequence MCVCQTMEVGKYGKNASRSGDRGVLLEPFIHQVGGHSSMMRYDDHTVCKPLITREQRFYESLPPEMKEFTPEYKGVVSVCFEGDSDGYINLVAYPYVENEALEQDDLPERDQPRRKHSRRSLHRSSSGTEHKEEKPGLASDSTESTIQETKSPRVDLHIHSDVPFQMLDGNSGLSSEKISYNPWSLRCHKQQLSRMRSESKDRKLYKFLLLENVVHHFKFPCVLDLKMGTRQHGDDASEEKAARQMKKCEQSTSATLGVRVCGMQVYQLDTGHYLCRNKYYGRGLSIEGFRNALYQYLHNGIELRKDLFEPVLAKLRSLKAVLERQASYRFYSSSLLIIYDGKDSRAGMLGERRPEARLKRVDGSVPESLQDGGSSEPGSSAQPKVDVRMIDFAHSTFKGFRDDPTVHDGPDMGYVFGLESLINIMEQMREENQ encoded by the exons ATGTGTGTTTGTCAAACCATGGAAGTGGGCAAGTATGGCAAGAATGCCTCTCGATCTGGAGACCGGGGGGTCCTGCTGGAGCCTTTCATTCACCAGGTGGGCGGCCACAGCAGCATGATGCGCTACGACGACCACACTGTCTGCAAGCCCCTCATCACCAGGGAGCAGCGCTTCTATGAGTCCCTGCCCCCAGAAATGAAGGAGTTCACACCTGAATACAAAG GTGTGGTGTCTGTCTGTTTTGAGGGAGACAGTGATGGCTACATTAACCTGGTGGCCTATCCCTATGTGGAGAACGAGGCTCTGGAGCAGGATGATCTGCCAGAGAGGGACCAGCCACGGCGCAAGCACTCGCGCCGGAGCCTTCACAGGTCAAGCAGTGGCACCGAGCACAAGGAGGAGAAGCCTGGCCTGGCCAGTGACAGCACTGAAAG CACCATCCAGGAAACAAAGAGTCCCAGGGTGGACTTGCACATCCACTCAGATGTTCCATTTCAGATGTTGGATGGGAACAGCGGCCTGAGCTCCGAGAAGATCAGCTATAACCCCTGGAGCCTGCGCTGccacaagcagcagctgagccgCATGCGGTCGGAGTCCAAGGACCGGAAGCTGTACA AGTTCCTCTTGCTGGAGAATGTGGTGCATCACTTCAAGTTTCCCTGCGTGCTTGATCTGAAGATGGGGACCAGACAGCACGGAGATGATGCCTCTGAGGAGAAGGCTGCTCGGCAGATGAAGAAGTGTGAACAGAGCACTTCAGCCACCTTGGGTGTGCGTGTGTGTGGGATGCAG GTCTATCAGCTGGACACAGGGCATTACTTATGCAGGAATAAATACTATGGCCGCGGCCTTTCCATCGAAGGCTTCCGCAATGCCCTCTACCAGTATCTCCACAATGGCATTGAGCTGCGCAAGGACCTCTTTGAGCCTGTCCTGGCCAAACTGCGGAGCCTGAAGGCGGTTTTGGAGAGACAGGCCTCCTACCGCTTCTACTCCAGCTCTCTCCTCATCATCTACGACGGGAAGGACAGCCGGGCGGGGATGTTGGGGGAGCGGCGGCCGGAGGCGCGCCTGAAGCGGGTGGACGGCTCTGTCCCGGAGAGCCTCCAGGACGGCGGCAGCTCAGAGCCCGGCTCCTCGGCCCAGCCCAAGGTGGACGTGCGCATGATTGACTTTGCACACAGCACATTCAAAGGGTTTCGTGACGACCCCACTGTGCACGACGGACCTGACATGGGCTACGTGTTCGGGCTGGAAAGCCTCATCAACATCATGGAACAGATGCGTGAGGAAAACCAGTAG
- the IP6K1 gene encoding inositol hexakisphosphate kinase 1 isoform X2 gives MLDGNSGLSSEKISYNPWSLRCHKQQLSRMRSESKDRKLYKFLLLENVVHHFKFPCVLDLKMGTRQHGDDASEEKAARQMKKCEQSTSATLGVRVCGMQVYQLDTGHYLCRNKYYGRGLSIEGFRNALYQYLHNGIELRKDLFEPVLAKLRSLKAVLERQASYRFYSSSLLIIYDGKDSRAGMLGERRPEARLKRVDGSVPESLQDGGSSEPGSSAQPKVDVRMIDFAHSTFKGFRDDPTVHDGPDMGYVFGLESLINIMEQMREENQ, from the exons ATGTTGGATGGGAACAGCGGCCTGAGCTCCGAGAAGATCAGCTATAACCCCTGGAGCCTGCGCTGccacaagcagcagctgagccgCATGCGGTCGGAGTCCAAGGACCGGAAGCTGTACA AGTTCCTCTTGCTGGAGAATGTGGTGCATCACTTCAAGTTTCCCTGCGTGCTTGATCTGAAGATGGGGACCAGACAGCACGGAGATGATGCCTCTGAGGAGAAGGCTGCTCGGCAGATGAAGAAGTGTGAACAGAGCACTTCAGCCACCTTGGGTGTGCGTGTGTGTGGGATGCAG GTCTATCAGCTGGACACAGGGCATTACTTATGCAGGAATAAATACTATGGCCGCGGCCTTTCCATCGAAGGCTTCCGCAATGCCCTCTACCAGTATCTCCACAATGGCATTGAGCTGCGCAAGGACCTCTTTGAGCCTGTCCTGGCCAAACTGCGGAGCCTGAAGGCGGTTTTGGAGAGACAGGCCTCCTACCGCTTCTACTCCAGCTCTCTCCTCATCATCTACGACGGGAAGGACAGCCGGGCGGGGATGTTGGGGGAGCGGCGGCCGGAGGCGCGCCTGAAGCGGGTGGACGGCTCTGTCCCGGAGAGCCTCCAGGACGGCGGCAGCTCAGAGCCCGGCTCCTCGGCCCAGCCCAAGGTGGACGTGCGCATGATTGACTTTGCACACAGCACATTCAAAGGGTTTCGTGACGACCCCACTGTGCACGACGGACCTGACATGGGCTACGTGTTCGGGCTGGAAAGCCTCATCAACATCATGGAACAGATGCGTGAGGAAAACCAGTAG
- the GMPPB gene encoding mannose-1-phosphate guanyltransferase beta, whose protein sequence is MRALILVGGFGTRLRPLTLSRPKPLVEFCNKAVLLHQLEALRQAGVSHVVLAVSYMSDALEAAMREQEQRLGIRISMSHEKEPLGTAGPLALARDLLAEDGEPFFVLNSDVICEFPFAALARFHRQHGGEGSLVVTRVEEPAKYGVVVCEADTGRICRFVEKPRVFVSNKINAGLYIFSPGILQRIQLRPTSIEKEIFPAMAQDGQLYAMELQGFWMDIGQPKDFLTGMCMYLQALRAQHPEKLHSGPGVVGNVLVDPSAKIGANCVIGPNVTIGAGVVVEDGVRIKRCTVLEGARIRSHSWLESCIVGWSCSVGQWVRMENVTVLGEDVIVNDELYLNGANVLPHKSIAESVPEPRIIM, encoded by the exons ATGCGGGCGCTGATCCTGGTTGGCGGCTTCGGGACGCGGCTGCGGCCGCTGACCCTGAGCCGGCCGAAGCCGCTGGTGGAGTTCTGCAACAAGGCGGTGCTGCTCCACCAGCTGGAGGCTCTCCGGCAG GCGGGCGTCAGCCATGTGGTGCTGGCGGTGAGCTACATGTCGGACGCGCTGGAAGCCGCCATGCGGGAGCAAGAACAACGG CTCGGCATCCGCATCTCCATGTCCCACGAGAAGGAGCCGCTGGGCACAG CGGGGCCGCTGGCGCTGGCGCGGGACCTGCTGGCCGAGGACGGGGAGCCCTTCTTTGTCCTCAACAGCGACGTGATCTGCGAGTTCCCCTTCGCGGCGCTGGCCCGTTTCCACCGGCAGCACGGCGGCGAGGGCTCGCTGGTGGTGACCCGCGTGGAAGAGCCGGCCAAGTACGGCGTGGTGGTGTGTGAGGCCGACACCGGCCGCATCTGCCGCTTCGTGGAGAAGCCGCGCGTCTTTGTGTCCAATAAGATCAATGCTGGGCTCTACATATTTAGCCCTGGCATCCTGCAACGCATCCAG CTGCGCCCCACCTCCATCGAGAAGGAGATCTTCCCAGCCATGGCACAGGATGGGCAGCTCTACGCCATGGAGCTGCAGG GCTTTTGGATGGACATTGGGCAGCCAAAGGACTTCCTTACGGGCATGTGCATGTACCTGCAGGCGCTACGGGCTCAGCACCCCGAGAAGCTGCACTCGGGGCCTGGTGTCGTAGGGAATGTGCTGGTG GACCCCAGTGCCAAGATTGGGGCAAACTGTGTCATCGGCCCCAATGTGACAATCGGGGCAGGTGTGGTGGTGGAGGACGGGGTGCGCATCAAACGCTGCACTGTGCTGGAAGGGGCCCGCATCCGGTCCCATTCCTGGCTGGAGTCCTGCATcgtgggctggagctgctccgtGGGGCAGTGG GTGCGCATGGAGAACGTGACTGTGCTGGGCGAGGATGTCATCGTCAACGACGAGCTCTACCTCAACGGGGCCAATGTGCTGCCACACAAATCCATCGCCGAGTCTGTGCCAGAGCCACGCATCATCATGTAG